The following nucleotide sequence is from Candidatus Kuenenbacteria bacterium HGW-Kuenenbacteria-1.
GTTTTGTTGTTAGCTTTTTACATTTTCCCATGGTATGATTATACCATAATTCTTAGATTTTTAGAAATAGGGGTGCGGTATCTGGATGTGATGTCTATATAATTGTAATATAATTAAATATATATGAATCAAGATTTAATACAGTATTTACAAAAACAGATCTTAACCACTGATGATCGGTTAAGACATTTTACGCATGGCTTAGATGGGAAAAAATATCCCCAACGTTTTTTATATGCGAAACTGCAAAAATACATTAATGATTTTTTAAATAAAAAATCATTAAACAGAATGGTAATTATTCCGGGATTTAGAGGCGTTGGGAAAACAACTCTTATGGCTCAAGTTTGTTCAGAATTTAAAAAAAAAGATTTTCAAGTTTTCTTTTTATCTGTTGAAGATTTGAGGAATTATTTTAATGTAAATATTAATGAAATAATATCAGCTTATGAGGAAATTATCGGAGAATATTTAGAAAGCGCGAAAAAACCAATATTAATATTTTTTGATGAAGTTCAAACAGATCCTAAATGGGCGATTACATTAAAATCATTATTTGAGAAAACTAATAATATATTTTTTTGCGTCACAGGATCTTCAGCAATTATTTTGCAATCTACGCCAAACATTGTAAGGCGAGCCATATTTGAGCCAATGACCCCAATGTGTTTTAGCGAATATCAAATGATAAAAAATAAGGTTTATCCAGTGCCAGAGCTTAAAGATAGAATTAGGCAAGCTGTTTATTTTTCAGAAACAGCTAAAGAGGTTTATAATAAATTATTTAGTTTGGAAAGCTTAATTAACAGTTATTGGTCAAAAATTAACAGAAATGATATTAAAAAATATTTATCGTATGGAACTTTTCCTTTTACTCAAATAATGCCAGATGAAATTTCCATCTATAATAATATATCTTTATTGCTTGATAAAATCATTAAACAAGATATGCCGATATTGGGCAATTTTGATCAAAATACACTTGGGGCAGTGAAAAGAATTTTGGTTGCAATAGCGGAAAATGATATAACAAGTTTGAGTGTTTTAGCGGATAAATTTGAAATTAATCGTTTAACAATCGCTAGTATATTTGATGTATTGGAAAAAGCTGAGCTTTTAATAAAAATTCCGCCACACGGCTCCAACATAACGATTGCCAATAAACCAAATAAGTATTTATTTATGAGTCCGGCGATTAGAATGTCATTTTTTTATTTTACGGGCAATGAAAATACCTATTTGACCAGACAAGGCAAATTATTGGAAGATTCTATTGGCGCTCATCTTTATAGAGAATTTATTTTAAAGAGCGACGGCGTTATCCGTTATGATAGCGCTCAAGGAGGCGCAGATTTTATTTTGCAAATTGGAAATACTAAAAAAATTATTATAGAAGTTGGTCTTGGTAATAAGAATAAAAAACAAGTTATAAATACTATGCGTAAAATAAAATCCGATTATGGCATTGTTTTTTCTAGCGCTGAATTAAAATTTGACGAAGAAACAAATATAGTTTCAATTCCACTTGATTATTATTTTTTAATTTAAAAATTTATGACAAACAAAAAAGTTTATGTTTTTAACATTACTTTAAATTTAGAAAATTCTCCAGTGATGCATTCTGGAAAAATTAATCAAAACATTTTAAAAAAAGGAGAAGCGCCTTGGCGAGAAATAGCAATATTAGAAAACGATAATTTATATAATTTTGCTAAAGTCATTATTAATTCCTTTGGTTTTATGTTTGATCATTGTTTTGGATTTTATAGTAATTTAGAAGAAAGAAAAATGTATGACTCAAAAGAAATTTATGAATTATTTACTGATTTAAAAGATGAGGAACATACGCCAAAAGCAAAAGGCGTTAAAAAAGAAAAAATTTCAGAGGCCTTCAAAGAAAAGGGAAAGAAAATGCTTTTTTATTTTGATTATGGAGATAGCTGGAATTTTTTTGTTGAGTTAAAAGATATAAAAGAAACTGATATTAAAAAATCTTACCCAATTTTACTATCTCGCCACGGAAAAAAACCAGAACAATATCCATCATTTGAAGAATAATTCTTAATTTGTATAAAAATTTTGATACCTTATTTATTGTATCATAAATGATACAAAAAAAGGATAAAAATGATACAATTTATATATATGGATTTTAAACAATTAAACAAAAGACAAGAATTAATTTTAGCATTAATTGGAGAGCAGGAGAATAGCTCGGTTTCTGAAATAATTTTAGAAATGTCTGTTCAATTTAAAGATATTTCTAGAATTACAATTATTAGAGATTTAAATTATCTTATTGGTTTAGATTTTATAGAAAGATTTGGTAAAGGCAGAGCAGTTGTTTATAAATTGTCTTTAAAATTTAATTTATTAAAACCAATAGATACTGATAAATATTTTAAAATATCGCCTGATAAAAGAAAAAGTCGCTCAAAATTTAATTTTGATCTTTTAAATAATTTTAAAAATATTTTTAATAAAGATGAAAAAAAATATTTAGCTGATTTTTTAATTAAATATAAAAAAAATATTAAAAAAATATCTAAAGATATTTTAAAAAGTGAATTTGAAAGATTAACAATAGAATTAAGTTGGAAATCTTCAAGTATTGAAGGTAATACTTATACTTTATTAGAGACAGAATCTTTAATTAGATATGGGAAAAAAGCTAAAGGCCATAAAAAAGCTGAGGCAGAAATGATTTTAAATCATAAAATAGCTTTGGATTATATTAGAAAAAATTTTAATTCTTTTAAAAATATATCAATTTCAAAAATAGAAGATATTCATTGTTTATTAATGAAAAATTTGGGGATTAAATTAGGATTAAGAAAATTGCCAGTGGGGATTACTGGAACAATATATCGTCCGCTTGATAACATTTATCAAATTAGAGAAGCGCTAGAGTTTGCTTGTAAAATAGTAAATAAAGAAAAAGATGTTTTTTCTAAGGCTTTAATTTTAATATTAATTATTTCTTATATCCAACCATTTAATGATGGCAACAAAAGAACAAGTCGTTTCTCAGCTAATGCCATTTTAATGGCATATAATATTTGTCCATTATCTTATCGTAGCGTTGATGAAGGTGAATATAAAAAAGCTATGATTTTATTTTATGAACAAAATAATTTAAGTTATTTTAAAAAAATATTTATTGAACAATTTGAATTTGCAACTAAAAATTACTTTTTAGTATAAATTTATAAAATGTATGAAATTAATTCTTGCGTCAGATTTGAGTTTTCTTTTGAAATATGGTTATAATTTAACTGGAATTCCAAAAGACAAAATGAAAATTGGTTATGTTACTACTGCTAGAAAAGGTGCTCGTATAAAATCGTTCGCTGAAGAATTAAAAAATAATATAAGAGAAAATGGATATTCTTTTGAAGAAATAGATATTGAAGGAAAAAGTAAAATAGAATTAAAAAATATTTTTAAAGATAAAAATATAATTCATATTGAAGGAGGAAATACTTTTTATTTATTAAAAGCAATAAGAGAAACTGGTTTTGAAGAAATATTAAAAGAATTGCTTAATGAAGGAAAAATATATATTGGCACAAGTGCCGGAGCATATATTATGTGTCCAACAATTGAAGTTGCAGATTGGGATATTACTGGAAAGAATAGATTTGGAATAACTGATTTTACAGCTTTAAATTATGTTCCATTCGCATTAAAAGTTCATTATAAAGATGAAAAAATCCCCCTAACTCCCTTTATCAAGGGGGCACAATTAGAAGAAAAAATAAAAACATTAAAATATCCTTTCCGCATTTTACGAGATGGACAAGGAATTTTAATTGAAAATGATAAATATACTTTTTTTGGCGATGGAGATGAGGTTATATTGTAAAATAATAAAAAAGATGGTAAGTTAAAAAAATATTTAAATTTTAATTTAAATTATATGACTGAACAGAATAAAATGGAAAAAATTGTATCATTATGCAAGAGGCGCGGATTTGTATTTCCTAGCTCGGAAATTTATGGTGGATTAGGAGCGATTTATGATTATGGACATTATGGCACATTACTAAAAAATAATATTCGCGATGCTTGGTGGAAACATATGGTGCAATTAAGAGATGATGTTATTGGTTTAGACAGTGCGATTTTTATGCATCCAACCACTTGGATCGCTTCTGGACATGTTGGAAATTTTAATGATCCACAAATTGATTGTCGCAAATGCAAAAATCGTATGCGCGCCGATCATATTTTAGAAGAACATAAAATTAACGCTGATAAACAATCAATTGAATTTATTAATGAACAACTTGATAAATTGCGCGAAGAAAAAAAAATAAAATGTGAATTTTGTGGCTCAACTGATTTAACTCAAGCACGTGTTTTTTCTTTAATGGTAAAATCAAATTTAGGTTCACCAACAGAAGAATTATCAGAAGAAAATGTTGTTTATTTAAGACCAGAAACTTGTGGTGGCATTTATTTGAATTATAAAAATACGATTGATTCCACTCGTGTTAAATTGCCTTTTGGTATCGCTCAAATTGGTAAGGCTTTTAGAAATGAAATTGTCGCTCGTCAATTTATTTTTAGAACTCGCGAATTTGAACAAATGGAAATGCAATATTTTTTGCATCCATCTATGATGAAAGAAAAATATGAGATGTGGAAAGAGTTGAGATGGAAATGGTATTTAGAATACGGTATTTTAAAAGAAAAATTAAATTGGCATAAACACGAAAAACTCGCGCATTATGCTTCTGATGCTTATGATATTGAATATAAATTTGAATCACTGGGAGGATTTAAAGAAGTGGAAGGAATTCACGCGCGTGGAGATTGGGATTTATCCCAACATTCAAAATTTTCCGGTGTTGATTTAACTTATTTTGATCAAGAAAAAAAAGAAAAATTTATTCCGCATATTATGGAAACATCTGTTGGATTGAATCGTTTATTTTTTATGTTTATTGACAATGCTTTTACAGAAGAAAAAATTGATAATGAGACAAGAACGGTTTTAAAATTTAATAAAAATTTAGCGCCAATTAAAATTGCTGTTTTTCCATTATTAAAAAATAAACCAGAATTAGTAGTCAAAGCTAAAGAAATTTATGATGATTTAAAAATAAATTATATGTGCGAGTTTGATGATAATGGAAATATTGGAAAAAGATATAGAAGACAAGATGAAATTGGCACACCATATTGTATTACAGTTGATTTTGATAGTTTAGAAAAAAACGATGTAACAGTGCGTGATAGAGATACAATGAAACAAGAAAGAATTAAAATAAAAGAATTAGGAAAATGGATGAAAGATAAGCTAAATTCTTAATTTCCAATTTCCAATAAAATAAGCAAATTTATAAAATTACAAATCCAAAATTACAAATTCCAAATAAATTTAAAATTACAATGTTCAAAATCTTAAACAAATTTTTAAATTTTTATTATGCCAATAAATAAAGGTTTGGAAAAATTAAGTGATTTATTAAAAACAACATCATATCAACATCGCCCAGCACCTACAGCTTATGTTTGGCAAGATTTAGCTTTGCGCATAATTAAGGAATTAAATATTCCAAATTTTAAAAAAAATTCAATTTTTAAAGTTTGCAAAGAAAATTCTCAAACAGAAATTTTAAGACGGCTGAATGATACTAAAGAACTCTGCAAAACTGGCCCAAAATGGCAATATTTTTTTAAATTAATTACTAAAGATAATAAATCTTAAATTTCTCAAATCTAAGAGTCGTAAATTTTAAACCATTAGATTAATTTTGAAATTGATTTTTCTTATAAACCATTTATACTATTATTAATAAATAAACGTCTTAAAAATTTAAATTAATTTAACTTCACCCTGTTAAATAATTTTATTAAAAATAAAATTCCCTACAGAATTTAATTGGGTAAATTTTTTATGAAAAATAAAAATCAATGGAAAATTACAAAAATTAGTGATAATAAAATTTCTAATTCTGTGGTTAATTCTAATGATAATAAAAAGTCAAAAAAATTATTTAAAATTTTTATTATTTGTGGAGTAAGTATTTTAATTTCTGCTTCAA
It contains:
- a CDS encoding glycine--tRNA ligase, with protein sequence MTEQNKMEKIVSLCKRRGFVFPSSEIYGGLGAIYDYGHYGTLLKNNIRDAWWKHMVQLRDDVIGLDSAIFMHPTTWIASGHVGNFNDPQIDCRKCKNRMRADHILEEHKINADKQSIEFINEQLDKLREEKKIKCEFCGSTDLTQARVFSLMVKSNLGSPTEELSEENVVYLRPETCGGIYLNYKNTIDSTRVKLPFGIAQIGKAFRNEIVARQFIFRTREFEQMEMQYFLHPSMMKEKYEMWKELRWKWYLEYGILKEKLNWHKHEKLAHYASDAYDIEYKFESLGGFKEVEGIHARGDWDLSQHSKFSGVDLTYFDQEKKEKFIPHIMETSVGLNRLFFMFIDNAFTEEKIDNETRTVLKFNKNLAPIKIAVFPLLKNKPELVVKAKEIYDDLKINYMCEFDDNGNIGKRYRRQDEIGTPYCITVDFDSLEKNDVTVRDRDTMKQERIKIKELGKWMKDKLNS
- a CDS encoding cell filamentation protein Fic; protein product: MIQFIYMDFKQLNKRQELILALIGEQENSSVSEIILEMSVQFKDISRITIIRDLNYLIGLDFIERFGKGRAVVYKLSLKFNLLKPIDTDKYFKISPDKRKSRSKFNFDLLNNFKNIFNKDEKKYLADFLIKYKKNIKKISKDILKSEFERLTIELSWKSSSIEGNTYTLLETESLIRYGKKAKGHKKAEAEMILNHKIALDYIRKNFNSFKNISISKIEDIHCLLMKNLGIKLGLRKLPVGITGTIYRPLDNIYQIREALEFACKIVNKEKDVFSKALILILIISYIQPFNDGNKRTSRFSANAILMAYNICPLSYRSVDEGEYKKAMILFYEQNNLSYFKKIFIEQFEFATKNYFLV